One Rosa chinensis cultivar Old Blush chromosome 5, RchiOBHm-V2, whole genome shotgun sequence genomic region harbors:
- the LOC112165644 gene encoding protein PHR1-LIKE 3 isoform X3: MFPRLMQPPPPPPPPPPLDGIEDMQGHNHRADPCLVLTSDPKPRLRWTADLHERFVDAVTQLEATPKAIMRTMNVKGLTLFHLKSHLQKYRLGKQAGKDMDEVSKDGLSASYLLESPGTGNSSPNLATSDMNEGYEVKEALRVQMEVQSKLHVQVEAEKHLQIRQDAERRYMAMLERACKMLADQFIGGSVIDTDGHKYHGLGNKNPKSSSLDPLGFYSLQSTDVAGVHGPEEEVLTSVHPQRADCSTESCLTSHESPGGLTLEGSPGGGKKRMLSLESATASLIWGEAKVRTQEINLAPVEPHGITSIFNYVFYCRLENHRI; this comes from the exons ATGTTTCCGAGACTGATGCAGCCtcctccgcctcctcctcctcctcctccgctcGATGGAATTGAAGATATGCAAGGTCACAATCACCGAGCAGACCCTTGCCTCGTCTTGACTTCCGATCCCAAACCCCGTCTCCGCTGGACTGCTGACCTTCACGAACGATTTGTCGACGCAGTCACTCAACTTG AAGCTACGCCCAAGGCCATTATGCGAACAATGAATGTCAAGGGGCTGACACTTTTTCATTTAAAGAGTCATCTACAG AAATACAGGCTAGGTAAGCAAGCAGGAAAGGATATGGATGAGGTATCCAAGGATG GATTGTCAGCTTCATACCTTCTAGAAAGCCCTGGTACTGGTAATTCTTCGCCAAATTTGGCTACTTCTGATATGAATGA GGGTTATGAAGTCAAAGAGGCATTACGAGTGCAAATGGAAGTACAAAGTAAACTACATGTGCAAGTTGAG GCTGAGAAGCACTTGCAGATTCGCCAGGATGCAGAGCGAAGATATATGGCCATGCTTGAGAGAGCTTGTAAGATGCTTGCCGATCAATTTATTGGAGGTTCAGTCATTGATACTGATGGCCATAAATATCATGGCTTGGGGAATAAGAATCCAAAAAGTTCCTCCCTCGACCCACTTGGCTTCTACTCACTACAATCCACAGATGTGGCTGGAGTTCATGGTCCAGAAGAAGAAGTGCTAACTAGTGTCCATCCCCAAAGGGCTGATTGCTCCACTGAAAGCTGCCTCACATCACATGAGAGTCCTGGAGGACTAACTTTGGAAGGATCTCCAGGTGGTGGGAAAAAAAGAATGTTGAGCTTGGAGTCGGCAACTGCATCTCTAATTTGGGGTGAAGCCAAGGTGAGAACCCAAGAGATTAATCTAGCCCCAGTTGAGCCTCATGGAATTACAAG CATCTTCAATTATGTATTTTACTGCAGGCTTGAAAACCATAGGATTTGA
- the LOC112165644 gene encoding protein PHR1-LIKE 3 isoform X1 has translation MFPRLMQPPPPPPPPPPLDGIEDMQGHNHRADPCLVLTSDPKPRLRWTADLHERFVDAVTQLGGAAKATPKAIMRTMNVKGLTLFHLKSHLQKYRLGKQAGKDMDEVSKDGLSASYLLESPGTGNSSPNLATSDMNEGYEVKEALRVQMEVQSKLHVQVEAEKHLQIRQDAERRYMAMLERACKMLADQFIGGSVIDTDGHKYHGLGNKNPKSSSLDPLGFYSLQSTDVAGVHGPEEEVLTSVHPQRADCSTESCLTSHESPGGLTLEGSPGGGKKRMLSLESATASLIWGEAKVRTQEINLAPVEPHGITSIFNYVFYCRLENHRI, from the exons ATGTTTCCGAGACTGATGCAGCCtcctccgcctcctcctcctcctcctccgctcGATGGAATTGAAGATATGCAAGGTCACAATCACCGAGCAGACCCTTGCCTCGTCTTGACTTCCGATCCCAAACCCCGTCTCCGCTGGACTGCTGACCTTCACGAACGATTTGTCGACGCAGTCACTCAACTTGGTGGCGCCGCTA AAGCTACGCCCAAGGCCATTATGCGAACAATGAATGTCAAGGGGCTGACACTTTTTCATTTAAAGAGTCATCTACAG AAATACAGGCTAGGTAAGCAAGCAGGAAAGGATATGGATGAGGTATCCAAGGATG GATTGTCAGCTTCATACCTTCTAGAAAGCCCTGGTACTGGTAATTCTTCGCCAAATTTGGCTACTTCTGATATGAATGA GGGTTATGAAGTCAAAGAGGCATTACGAGTGCAAATGGAAGTACAAAGTAAACTACATGTGCAAGTTGAG GCTGAGAAGCACTTGCAGATTCGCCAGGATGCAGAGCGAAGATATATGGCCATGCTTGAGAGAGCTTGTAAGATGCTTGCCGATCAATTTATTGGAGGTTCAGTCATTGATACTGATGGCCATAAATATCATGGCTTGGGGAATAAGAATCCAAAAAGTTCCTCCCTCGACCCACTTGGCTTCTACTCACTACAATCCACAGATGTGGCTGGAGTTCATGGTCCAGAAGAAGAAGTGCTAACTAGTGTCCATCCCCAAAGGGCTGATTGCTCCACTGAAAGCTGCCTCACATCACATGAGAGTCCTGGAGGACTAACTTTGGAAGGATCTCCAGGTGGTGGGAAAAAAAGAATGTTGAGCTTGGAGTCGGCAACTGCATCTCTAATTTGGGGTGAAGCCAAGGTGAGAACCCAAGAGATTAATCTAGCCCCAGTTGAGCCTCATGGAATTACAAG CATCTTCAATTATGTATTTTACTGCAGGCTTGAAAACCATAGGATTTGA
- the LOC112165644 gene encoding protein PHR1-LIKE 3 isoform X4 translates to MFPRLMQPPPPPPPPPPLDGIEDMQGHNHRADPCLVLTSDPKPRLRWTADLHERFVDAVTQLGGAAKATPKAIMRTMNVKGLTLFHLKSHLQKYRLGKQAGKDMDEVSKDGLSASYLLESPGTGNSSPNLATSDMNEGYEVKEALRVQMEVQSKLHVQVEAEKHLQIRQDAERRYMAMLERACKMLADQFIGGSVIDTDGHKYHGLGNKNPKSSSLDPLGFYSLQSTDVAGVHGPEEEVLTSVHPQRADCSTESCLTSHESPGGLTLEGSPGGGKKRMLSLESATASLIWGEAKVRTQEINLAPVEPHGITRLENHRI, encoded by the exons ATGTTTCCGAGACTGATGCAGCCtcctccgcctcctcctcctcctcctccgctcGATGGAATTGAAGATATGCAAGGTCACAATCACCGAGCAGACCCTTGCCTCGTCTTGACTTCCGATCCCAAACCCCGTCTCCGCTGGACTGCTGACCTTCACGAACGATTTGTCGACGCAGTCACTCAACTTGGTGGCGCCGCTA AAGCTACGCCCAAGGCCATTATGCGAACAATGAATGTCAAGGGGCTGACACTTTTTCATTTAAAGAGTCATCTACAG AAATACAGGCTAGGTAAGCAAGCAGGAAAGGATATGGATGAGGTATCCAAGGATG GATTGTCAGCTTCATACCTTCTAGAAAGCCCTGGTACTGGTAATTCTTCGCCAAATTTGGCTACTTCTGATATGAATGA GGGTTATGAAGTCAAAGAGGCATTACGAGTGCAAATGGAAGTACAAAGTAAACTACATGTGCAAGTTGAG GCTGAGAAGCACTTGCAGATTCGCCAGGATGCAGAGCGAAGATATATGGCCATGCTTGAGAGAGCTTGTAAGATGCTTGCCGATCAATTTATTGGAGGTTCAGTCATTGATACTGATGGCCATAAATATCATGGCTTGGGGAATAAGAATCCAAAAAGTTCCTCCCTCGACCCACTTGGCTTCTACTCACTACAATCCACAGATGTGGCTGGAGTTCATGGTCCAGAAGAAGAAGTGCTAACTAGTGTCCATCCCCAAAGGGCTGATTGCTCCACTGAAAGCTGCCTCACATCACATGAGAGTCCTGGAGGACTAACTTTGGAAGGATCTCCAGGTGGTGGGAAAAAAAGAATGTTGAGCTTGGAGTCGGCAACTGCATCTCTAATTTGGGGTGAAGCCAAGGTGAGAACCCAAGAGATTAATCTAGCCCCAGTTGAGCCTCATGGAATTACAAG GCTTGAAAACCATAGGATTTGA
- the LOC112165644 gene encoding protein PHR1-LIKE 3 isoform X2: MFPRLMQPPPPPPPPPPLDGIEDMQGHNHRADPCLVLTSDPKPRLRWTADLHERFVDAVTQLGGAAKATPKAIMRTMNVKGLTLFHLKSHLQKYRLGKQAGKDMDEVSKDASYLLESPGTGNSSPNLATSDMNEGYEVKEALRVQMEVQSKLHVQVEAEKHLQIRQDAERRYMAMLERACKMLADQFIGGSVIDTDGHKYHGLGNKNPKSSSLDPLGFYSLQSTDVAGVHGPEEEVLTSVHPQRADCSTESCLTSHESPGGLTLEGSPGGGKKRMLSLESATASLIWGEAKVRTQEINLAPVEPHGITSIFNYVFYCRLENHRI; this comes from the exons ATGTTTCCGAGACTGATGCAGCCtcctccgcctcctcctcctcctcctccgctcGATGGAATTGAAGATATGCAAGGTCACAATCACCGAGCAGACCCTTGCCTCGTCTTGACTTCCGATCCCAAACCCCGTCTCCGCTGGACTGCTGACCTTCACGAACGATTTGTCGACGCAGTCACTCAACTTGGTGGCGCCGCTA AAGCTACGCCCAAGGCCATTATGCGAACAATGAATGTCAAGGGGCTGACACTTTTTCATTTAAAGAGTCATCTACAG AAATACAGGCTAGGTAAGCAAGCAGGAAAGGATATGGATGAGGTATCCAAGGATG CTTCATACCTTCTAGAAAGCCCTGGTACTGGTAATTCTTCGCCAAATTTGGCTACTTCTGATATGAATGA GGGTTATGAAGTCAAAGAGGCATTACGAGTGCAAATGGAAGTACAAAGTAAACTACATGTGCAAGTTGAG GCTGAGAAGCACTTGCAGATTCGCCAGGATGCAGAGCGAAGATATATGGCCATGCTTGAGAGAGCTTGTAAGATGCTTGCCGATCAATTTATTGGAGGTTCAGTCATTGATACTGATGGCCATAAATATCATGGCTTGGGGAATAAGAATCCAAAAAGTTCCTCCCTCGACCCACTTGGCTTCTACTCACTACAATCCACAGATGTGGCTGGAGTTCATGGTCCAGAAGAAGAAGTGCTAACTAGTGTCCATCCCCAAAGGGCTGATTGCTCCACTGAAAGCTGCCTCACATCACATGAGAGTCCTGGAGGACTAACTTTGGAAGGATCTCCAGGTGGTGGGAAAAAAAGAATGTTGAGCTTGGAGTCGGCAACTGCATCTCTAATTTGGGGTGAAGCCAAGGTGAGAACCCAAGAGATTAATCTAGCCCCAGTTGAGCCTCATGGAATTACAAG CATCTTCAATTATGTATTTTACTGCAGGCTTGAAAACCATAGGATTTGA
- the LOC112165644 gene encoding protein PHR1-LIKE 3 isoform X6, with product MFPRLMQPPPPPPPPPPLDGIEDMQGHNHRADPCLVLTSDPKPRLRWTADLHERFVDAVTQLGGAAKATPKAIMRTMNVKGLTLFHLKSHLQKYRLGKQAGKDMDEVSKDGLSASYLLESPGTGNSSPNLATSDMNEGYEVKEALRVQMEVQSKLHVQVEAEKHLQIRQDAERRYMAMLERACKMLADQFIGGSVIDTDGHKYHGLGNKNPKSSSLDPLGFYSLQSTDVAGVHGPEEEVLTSVHPQRADCSTESCLTSHESPGGLTLEGSPGGGKKRMLSLESATASLIWGEAKA from the exons ATGTTTCCGAGACTGATGCAGCCtcctccgcctcctcctcctcctcctccgctcGATGGAATTGAAGATATGCAAGGTCACAATCACCGAGCAGACCCTTGCCTCGTCTTGACTTCCGATCCCAAACCCCGTCTCCGCTGGACTGCTGACCTTCACGAACGATTTGTCGACGCAGTCACTCAACTTGGTGGCGCCGCTA AAGCTACGCCCAAGGCCATTATGCGAACAATGAATGTCAAGGGGCTGACACTTTTTCATTTAAAGAGTCATCTACAG AAATACAGGCTAGGTAAGCAAGCAGGAAAGGATATGGATGAGGTATCCAAGGATG GATTGTCAGCTTCATACCTTCTAGAAAGCCCTGGTACTGGTAATTCTTCGCCAAATTTGGCTACTTCTGATATGAATGA GGGTTATGAAGTCAAAGAGGCATTACGAGTGCAAATGGAAGTACAAAGTAAACTACATGTGCAAGTTGAG GCTGAGAAGCACTTGCAGATTCGCCAGGATGCAGAGCGAAGATATATGGCCATGCTTGAGAGAGCTTGTAAGATGCTTGCCGATCAATTTATTGGAGGTTCAGTCATTGATACTGATGGCCATAAATATCATGGCTTGGGGAATAAGAATCCAAAAAGTTCCTCCCTCGACCCACTTGGCTTCTACTCACTACAATCCACAGATGTGGCTGGAGTTCATGGTCCAGAAGAAGAAGTGCTAACTAGTGTCCATCCCCAAAGGGCTGATTGCTCCACTGAAAGCTGCCTCACATCACATGAGAGTCCTGGAGGACTAACTTTGGAAGGATCTCCAGGTGGTGGGAAAAAAAGAATGTTGAGCTTGGAGTCGGCAACTGCATCTCTAATTTGGGGTGAAGCCAAG GCTTGA
- the LOC112165644 gene encoding protein PHR1-LIKE 3 isoform X5, giving the protein MFPRLMQPPPPPPPPPPLDGIEDMQGHNHRADPCLVLTSDPKPRLRWTADLHERFVDAVTQLGGAAKATPKAIMRTMNVKGLTLFHLKSHLQKYRLGKQAGKDMDEVSKDGLSASYLLESPGTGNSSPNLATSDMNEGYEVKEALRVQMEVQSKLHVQVEAEKHLQIRQDAERRYMAMLERACKMLADQFIGGSVIDTDGHKYHGLGNKNPKSSSLDPLGFYSLQSTDVAGVHGPEEEVLTSVHPQRADCSTESCLTSHESPGGLTLEGSPGGGKKRMLSLESATASLIWGEAKVRTQEINLAPVEPHGITRYGI; this is encoded by the exons ATGTTTCCGAGACTGATGCAGCCtcctccgcctcctcctcctcctcctccgctcGATGGAATTGAAGATATGCAAGGTCACAATCACCGAGCAGACCCTTGCCTCGTCTTGACTTCCGATCCCAAACCCCGTCTCCGCTGGACTGCTGACCTTCACGAACGATTTGTCGACGCAGTCACTCAACTTGGTGGCGCCGCTA AAGCTACGCCCAAGGCCATTATGCGAACAATGAATGTCAAGGGGCTGACACTTTTTCATTTAAAGAGTCATCTACAG AAATACAGGCTAGGTAAGCAAGCAGGAAAGGATATGGATGAGGTATCCAAGGATG GATTGTCAGCTTCATACCTTCTAGAAAGCCCTGGTACTGGTAATTCTTCGCCAAATTTGGCTACTTCTGATATGAATGA GGGTTATGAAGTCAAAGAGGCATTACGAGTGCAAATGGAAGTACAAAGTAAACTACATGTGCAAGTTGAG GCTGAGAAGCACTTGCAGATTCGCCAGGATGCAGAGCGAAGATATATGGCCATGCTTGAGAGAGCTTGTAAGATGCTTGCCGATCAATTTATTGGAGGTTCAGTCATTGATACTGATGGCCATAAATATCATGGCTTGGGGAATAAGAATCCAAAAAGTTCCTCCCTCGACCCACTTGGCTTCTACTCACTACAATCCACAGATGTGGCTGGAGTTCATGGTCCAGAAGAAGAAGTGCTAACTAGTGTCCATCCCCAAAGGGCTGATTGCTCCACTGAAAGCTGCCTCACATCACATGAGAGTCCTGGAGGACTAACTTTGGAAGGATCTCCAGGTGGTGGGAAAAAAAGAATGTTGAGCTTGGAGTCGGCAACTGCATCTCTAATTTGGGGTGAAGCCAAGGTGAGAACCCAAGAGATTAATCTAGCCCCAGTTGAGCCTCATGGAATTACAAGGTATGGCATATAG
- the LOC112166845 gene encoding probable E3 ubiquitin-protein ligase WAVH2, with protein MGGGGGLRKAAKKMVVAAANACGGSFSSRRKPLVDPIVFFDHTTATASISGSSAVSPTNSTAAEEEEEEEEECIAKEMESAITNSNNVPSSSSSNKNLCAICLDPLSYHSKGRISGQAIFTAQCSHAFHFACISSNVRHGSVTCPICRAHWTQLPRNLNPPGGSLSSCNPTDPILQILDDSIATFRIHRRSFLRSARYDDDDPIEPPDHMPNFPRLQFSLAPLPPSTPPHSFQPSWCTTHPYHPPPHHLSYSSTSLLQSPTRPKPYTTMYASSDRAYLSVKLAEQRATDFVLVASPNGPHLRLLKQCMALVVFSLRPIDRLAIVTYSSAAARVFPLRRMTSYGKRTAQQVIDRLFYMGQADPVEGLKKGIKILQDRVYKNQNSGILHLSDTPTRSYHAALNMDVPIPVHRFHVGFGFGTSNGFIMHEFEEFLRRLIGGVVREIQLRISTTEEASSRIVRIGELRNGEERKILVDLSVCGHICVGYSYIEDGEIDEPITTGETMVSIGDGKSNMSATEAASAGSGTSGPIIGGRPSSADSWDYHDPYMARRWAKHLHGYRL; from the exons atgggaggaggaggaggactgcGAAAAGCGGCCAAGAAGATGGTGGTGGCAGCTGCCAATGCATGTGGTGGTTCCTTCTCTTCCAGGAGGAAGCCTCTGGTGGACCCCATCGTCTTCTTCGATCATACCACCGCCACTGCCTCT ATCTCAGGTTCTTCGGCTGTGTCTCCCACCAACTCCAcagcagcagaagaagaagaagaagaagaagaagaatgcatTGCCAAGGAGATGGAATCTGCAATCACCAATTCTAACAATGtaccttcctcttcttcttctaataag AACTTGTGCGCAATATGTCTAGACCCTCTGAGTTACCATAGCAAGGGACGGATCTCAGGGCAGGCTATATTCACGGCCCAGTGCTCCCATGCATTCCACTTTGCCTGCATCTCTTCCAATGTCCGCCATGGTAGTGTCACCTGCCCCATCTGCCGTGCCCATTGGACTCAGCTGCCCCGCAATCTGAACCCACCTGGTGGTTCCCTTTCCTCTTGCAACCCAACTGATCCCATCCTCCAAATCCTTGATGACTCTATAGCCACTTTCCGCATCCACAGGCGCTCTTTCCTGCGCTCTGCTCgctatgatgatgatgacccaATTGAGCCTCCCGATCACATGCCTAATTTCCCCCGTCTCCAATTCTCTCTAGCACCCTTACCACCTAGTACTCCACCCCATAGCTTTCAACCGTCCTGGTGCACCACACACCCATATCATCCACCCCCACATCACCTGAGCTATAGCTCCACATCATTGTTACAATCGCCAACCAGGCCAAAGCCCTATACTACTATGTATGCCTCTTCGGACAGAGCTTATCTTTCGGTGAAATTGGCAGAGCAGCGAGCAACTGATTTTGTCTTGGTTGCTAGTCCCAACGGACCACACTTGAGGCTTCTCAAGCAGTGCATGGCATTGGTGGTTTTCTCCCTTAGACCTATTGATCGTTTGGCCATTGTTACCTACTCATCAGCTGCTGCTCGTGTCTTCCCTCTAAGACGCATGACATCTTATGGGAAGCGAACAGCCCAGCAGGTTATTGACCGCCTGTTCTACATGGGGCAAGCAGATCCAGTGGAAGGGCTCAAGAAAGGGATCAAGATACTTCAAGATCGTGTATACAAGAATCAAAATTCGGGTATCCTGCATCTTTCTGACACCCCAACTCGATCCTACCATGCTGCTCTCAATATGGACGTGCCCATTCCAGTGCATCGTTTTCATGTAGGATTTGGATTTGGCACTTCAAATGGTTTTATCATGCATGAATTTGAAGAGTTCCTCAGAAGGCTCATAGGTGGTGTTGTTAGAGAAATCCAGTTAAGGATCAGCACAACGGAGGAAGCCAGCAGTAGGATTGTAAGAATAGGAGAGCTAAGAAAcggagaagaaaggaaaatcTTAGTGGACTTGAGTGTTTGTGGACATATTTGTGTGGGATACAGCTACATAGAGGATGGTGAGATTGACGAACCTATCACAACAGGGGAAACTATGGTGAGCATAGGAGACGGTAAAAGTAACATGAGTGCAACTGAAGCAGCTTCTGCTGGGTCAGGGACGAGCGGTCCAATTATTGGTGGGAGGCCTAGTAGTGCAGACAGTTGGGACTACCATGATCCTTACATGGCTAGAAGATGGGCCAAACATTTGCATGGCTACAGGCTTTGa